A genomic window from Microvirga sp. TS319 includes:
- a CDS encoding chloride channel protein — protein MSPEPRLSSVPDLRKPTGSFRLVGLAAVLGCLTGVAVAGIQSFVIFAQRATLGFAAERRIVLPDHASYLRIALALIGSALLVTVLTRLLSRWKTREPIDAVEANALSGGTMSWFDAVGVVIPILASVSFGASVGIEAAVTQLGAVLASRIGRRLGRPRSDLRLLVGAGSAAAIAAAYRAPIAGMLYAYELVLGTYTKRTLAPIGLAAICAVITMWLLTGQAKPFNLPLETQASWSDFPLALAIGLLAALFGIGVMLLVTILERLFKRLFPGHAMRRAVAGLLLTALAIRFPAVLGSGHAAVEHAVNGDIAGRHALGLLGAKTVASAASLGSGFRGGLFSASLLLGALLGQCVAWIVPFFPGVPPVSPTLCAVIGMASVGASIIGSPLTMIFLVLETTGDYDAAIVVAIGAVAASFLTDRLFGYSFATWRFQQRGLAIEGGHDVSRLAASPISGIIKPPKRSIAANAELDDVLRAISTAGARGTAVYQHDGSFTGLIDPRLVEAIEGEDVQLPVVAAELVYETNPVVTPRTNLAELVDIFRNDDRATVAVMDQTDSRALVGVVRARDAYALASHILDMQRREDLGIAK, from the coding sequence ATGAGTCCCGAACCGCGACTCTCCTCCGTTCCCGATCTTCGCAAACCCACCGGTTCGTTCCGTCTCGTCGGCCTGGCGGCGGTCCTCGGCTGCCTGACAGGCGTCGCCGTCGCCGGAATCCAGAGTTTCGTCATCTTTGCCCAGCGGGCGACCTTAGGGTTCGCCGCCGAACGGCGGATCGTGCTGCCCGACCACGCATCCTATCTGCGCATCGCGCTGGCGCTCATCGGCAGCGCGCTCCTCGTCACCGTTCTGACGCGGCTGCTCTCCCGCTGGAAGACCAGGGAGCCCATCGACGCCGTGGAGGCCAACGCGCTCAGCGGCGGGACCATGAGCTGGTTCGATGCGGTGGGCGTCGTCATCCCGATTCTGGCATCCGTGTCGTTCGGGGCCTCGGTGGGCATCGAGGCCGCCGTGACCCAGCTCGGCGCGGTGCTCGCCAGCCGCATCGGGCGGCGACTGGGACGGCCGCGCTCGGACCTGCGCCTTCTGGTGGGTGCAGGCTCGGCCGCAGCCATCGCGGCCGCCTATCGCGCACCGATCGCCGGCATGCTCTACGCCTATGAGCTCGTCCTCGGCACCTATACCAAGCGGACGCTGGCGCCCATCGGACTTGCGGCCATCTGCGCAGTGATCACCATGTGGCTGCTCACCGGACAGGCGAAGCCTTTCAACCTGCCGCTGGAGACCCAGGCGTCGTGGTCCGATTTTCCGCTCGCCCTGGCGATCGGGCTTCTGGCCGCTCTGTTCGGCATCGGGGTCATGCTGCTCGTGACCATTCTCGAGCGCCTGTTCAAGCGCCTGTTTCCGGGCCATGCGATGCGCCGCGCCGTGGCCGGTCTGCTTCTCACGGCTCTGGCGATCCGGTTTCCCGCCGTGCTGGGCAGCGGCCATGCGGCGGTCGAGCATGCCGTGAACGGCGACATCGCCGGACGCCACGCCCTGGGCCTTCTCGGCGCCAAGACCGTCGCGTCGGCGGCAAGCCTCGGCAGCGGTTTCCGGGGCGGCCTCTTCAGCGCCTCGCTGCTCCTGGGTGCGCTTCTCGGACAATGCGTCGCCTGGATCGTCCCCTTCTTCCCGGGCGTGCCGCCCGTGAGCCCCACGCTCTGCGCCGTCATCGGCATGGCCTCGGTCGGCGCGAGCATCATCGGCAGCCCTCTGACCATGATCTTTCTCGTGCTCGAAACCACGGGCGATTACGATGCGGCCATCGTGGTGGCCATCGGGGCGGTGGCGGCTTCCTTTCTGACCGACCGGCTCTTCGGCTATTCCTTCGCGACCTGGCGCTTCCAGCAGCGCGGGCTCGCCATCGAGGGCGGGCACGACGTATCGCGCCTCGCAGCCTCGCCGATCTCCGGCATCATCAAGCCGCCCAAGCGCTCGATCGCCGCCAATGCGGAGCTGGACGACGTCCTGCGGGCGATCTCGACCGCCGGGGCCCGCGGCACAGCCGTCTATCAGCATGACGGCTCCTTCACGGGCCTGATCGATCCGCGCCTGGTGGAGGCGATCGAGGGGGAGGACGTCCAGTTGCCCGTCGTCGCGGCGGAGCTCGTCTATGAAACCAACCCGGTCGTGACGCCCCGGACCAATCTGGCCGAGCTGGTCGACATCTTCCGCAACGATGACCGCGCGACGGTCGCCGTGATGGACCAGACCGACAGCCGCGCCCTCGTCGGCGTCGTGCGCGCCCGCGACGCCTACGC